The genomic interval GTAGTCGAAGCAGATCTCCACGGggccgcgctcgccggccgTCCCCGGCAGCTGCACCGCCCCCGTCAGCGCGTCCGTCTCCCTCTGGTGCAGCGGCGTGAACGCGATCGTCGTCGCCCCGCTCTCCAGCTCCGCCCACCTTGATTAATCAATAGCGCGTTACACGTATCACAAATTAATTCACGATTAAGGAGTAGTATTTGGAGCGGTACATCAGCTAAAAACTGAAGAGTAAGTAAAGAAGAGATCGATGAGTAGTACTTGAGGGATTGGTCGAGGCGGCGGACGGAGTAGCCGAACGCGGCGGAGTAGAACGCGGCCGACCGCGCCACGTCCTTGACGTACACGACGGTGTAGGCGAACGCTGGGCTCACGGCGCCGGAGGCCATGACTCTCGCCTTGCTGCGCCGAGGGTTTGTCGGCTGATCCACCCGAGAGACCCGCGCGCGGCTTGCCGGTGAGGTTGGCTAGCGTACGTGTGCAGTTTGGTCGTTTGCTGGCGCGCGCACCCGATCTCCCTTTTGTCAGCGCGGCCGCCCGGCCCCGGGGTCGGTCGCTCGATCGGGAGGTGGCACCCATGCGCGCCGTGACCACCCCTCCTGCCTCCACGTACGTTCAGAAATCTCTTTCCGCCTCCGGCTCTCAGACTCTCCCTGCTCAGTTGCTCAGCGGTGAGCACGTCTCCGAGCGGTTCGGGCCGAGATGACAAGCCGGCTGCTGCACGCGTCAAAATACATCGTAGGCCTTTTCGCAGCTCAGGTAACGGTTTGTTTAGCAGACCAACTACCCAGGCCGTTTTTGCCGGACGCACAACTGGGCCTCAGCATCAGTGTTTCGTCCATACCTAAGGGAGAGGGCACCGTCGTGATTGTTGCTATTATCGGTTAACCTGCTATAGTGCGACAATAGTTTTGTTGTGGTTCTATTTGATAAATATAGTgtgaattcaatttttttggtaaaattgagaaaattttttgggatgATATCACGACATATCGCGTGGTTTTTACACCAAAAATAGGATTATTGATATTGCAAGAACCACCACGATTGTAGTTAAGGTTTAATAATATCACGATTAGCGATATGTTAGAAACTGTCACGATAATCATGACATAATGTGATCTTTTTCTCTTCAAAACCACGATAGTTTGATTCATTTTtcttgaatttaaatttatgtggATTTTACACAATAATCCGTTGTTTCGTCAAATCGCCGGGACACGGTTTTGGTCCGTAAAGCAGTTTTTTGGACCGTGCCTATAGCTGCAAGGGTGAATGAAAACATGTGGCCTACCTAGATATAGATGCAACCATTGTCAATTAAGACCAGGGCTGCGTTCGGCCCCCTCTATCCTCATTTTCCACGCACACGCTTTTTAAactgaactgttaaacggtatattt from Oryza brachyantha chromosome 3, ObraRS2, whole genome shotgun sequence carries:
- the LOC102715925 gene encoding uncharacterized protein Mb0911c, whose translation is MASGAVSPAFAYTVVYVKDVARSAAFYSAAFGYSVRRLDQSLKWAELESGATTIAFTPLHQRETDALTGAVQLPGTAGERGPVEICFDYADVDAAYRHAVDSGAVPVSAPEQKSWGQKVGYVRDIDGIVVRMGSHVRA